GGCGATCAGATCGGTGACACGATCGGTCGCCACCAGATCGACCTTGAGCTGCGGATAGCGTCGCAGAAAAGAAGTTAGCGCCGGGGCTACCACGGCAGCGCCATAATCACCGGCGGCAGTGATGCGCAATAGCCCGGACGGTATCGCCGACTGCACACCCACGCGGGCGATCGCTGCGTGTGCCTGTTCGAGAATATGCACGCTGTCGGCATGGAATTGTGCGCCTGCGGAAGTCAGCGCCATGCGGCGCGTGCTGCGCACCAGCAACGATGCGCCCAGCTCCTTTTCCAGCGCGGCCAAATGCTGGCTGACTCGTGACTTGGTGGTATCGAGACGCTGCGCCGCGGCGGTGAATGATCCTGCATCCACCAGTGCGACGAAGACTGCGAGCCGATTCAGATTGACGTCTTGATTTGCCATGATGAATTTCATTGTTCACAAAAACGCGACATTAAATTCTAGTCCTTGCTATTTATCCAATCAATCCATCGGCGCATGCTGGACTCACTCACACCAATGGAGACAGCTCATGGCAACAAGAACAAAACTCGCGCAGTTGTTTGGCGGCATGCTGATGTTTGGCACTGCGATGCTGGCGCAGGCTGCAGAAACCAAGCTGACGCTGGACGTTTACAACCCCGGCGACAGGGCGATCTTCCAGGTATCCTCGACGCTCGTTGCAGGCGCACACGATGCGGTATTGATCGATGCTCAATTCGCCAAGGCGGACGCCAGGGCACTGGTCGATAAAATTCGTGCCTCCGGCAAAAACCTGACCACGGTCTATATCAGTCACGGCGATCCGGATTTCTATTTCGGCCTCGATACAATTCATGCGGCTTTTCCGCAGGCAAAGATCCTCGCCACGCCGCAGACGATCGCGCATATCAAGGCCAGCGGAACCGCGAAGCTCGCTTACTGGGGACCGATTCTCGGCGCCAATGCGCCGCAACAGATCATCGTGCCCGAACCCGTGCATGGCGACAGCATCGAACTGGAAGGCCGCAAACTCGCGATCATCGGACTGGATGGTGCGACGCCGGACCGCACGTTTGTATGGATCGCTCCGCTCAAGGCAGTAGTGGGCGGCATCCCGGTATTTGCCGGCGAATATGTATGGATGGCGGATACGCAAACGCCGCAATCGCACACAGAATGGCTGGCTACCCTTGCGCACATCGAAAAGCTCAGTCCTAGCGTGGTCGTACCCGGACATTTCGCGGCGGGTGCGGCACAGACCATCGAGGCCGTGTATTTCACGCGCGATTACATCAAGGCTTACGACGCGGAAACCGCGACCGCGAAAGATTCCGCCGCATTGATCGCAGCGATGCAGAAACGTTACCCGGCACTGCGCGGACAAGCCTCGCTTGAACTGAGCGCCAAGGTCAGCAAGGGCGAAATGCAATGGCCCTGAGCGGTTGACTGCGGTATCGGCGATTGTGCCGGGTTGGCACTGACCACGCTGCAAGCCGATTGCGATGACGTAATCGGCTTGCGCTGCTTTCACGCATCTGTGTCTTCCCGATGACGCCCCGTCTTTTTCGGTAGTCGCAACCAGCACGCGAAGTGGCATGAATCGCACGACGCAAAGCTTGCATTTCTAGACGATAGGTTTTGATCCAGCCGAAATCGTTTTTATGGCACGGTGTCGATGGCTGATCGGACGAGCGTGAATAGCTTCAAGCAGGCGTTGAATCAGTACGCATCAAAATTTGCCCCTGACACTTTTTTCGCAAGCCATGTATCGTGCGGCGATGATGAATCGGTTACGACGCACATGCGAACTTTTGTACTGAGAGCA
The sequence above is drawn from the Pseudolysobacter antarcticus genome and encodes:
- a CDS encoding MBL fold metallo-hydrolase; this encodes MLMFGTAMLAQAAETKLTLDVYNPGDRAIFQVSSTLVAGAHDAVLIDAQFAKADARALVDKIRASGKNLTTVYISHGDPDFYFGLDTIHAAFPQAKILATPQTIAHIKASGTAKLAYWGPILGANAPQQIIVPEPVHGDSIELEGRKLAIIGLDGATPDRTFVWIAPLKAVVGGIPVFAGEYVWMADTQTPQSHTEWLATLAHIEKLSPSVVVPGHFAAGAAQTIEAVYFTRDYIKAYDAETATAKDSAALIAAMQKRYPALRGQASLELSAKVSKGEMQWP